The DNA region ATAACGTGAGGAAAaaaaaccatgagaaataaaaacaggttatcatgagaaaaaataatgaggaaaaaaacccaaaatacaaGGGACTGTGGACGTTATGAACAAACAAGAAATTCAAGACATGGGCAAACAGCTACTGTTTTCCCATTCATGTCCCTGTTAGTCTCAAGGGGTGGATGTACGCAGTTCTGGTTCTACAAGTTCTGCTGCACCAACACCTAAGGGCACTTGTTTCCTGCTTAATGGAAGACCTGGAGGAGCAAGGCAGggagaagaaaatgaggaaaaagaaaagagggagaagagaagggtAACAAGGTCCTTCTTGCCTCACAAAAAGCAGACTCCTTTTGCGATGTTGGTGAGGGATAAATACAAGGAATTTTTGTGGAAGCTTAAAGATTTATTTAACCTGATACTTGAATAGAAATGGAGatccaaaaaaatttaattgcaAATAATACATTGCTTAAACTTTACTGCTGTAACCTGTACATATAAAAAACTAAGACAAATTATGTGAATAAAAACCTAACCCTTCAATTCAAATGAGCATTTGACTGTAAAATGCTGTAAAACATTCTATAAAGTGACTTATCAATGAAATCTAAGCTAAAATTCACCAGTGTATCCAGTCATGGTgttgtttacttcttcttttgatATATTCCATGTTTTCACTGTATCTGAAACACACCAAGTCAGATATTATTTAAATGCAAAGGTTACTAGTAATTGCAATGTATTTGCTTTTAGATTATTGAAACCTTTTTCAAAActgcagtaataataataaggacCATTAAAGTAGAGGAGAAGCTGTCACctataaaactataatttaaaaatcaatttaatattcccatttgttgaaaaaaattgaagactaaaatatgaaaacatagtttattttctcattcagacttttggagtttatttttacaaaatagcagacaaaatttgtttctttatagTAATACAGAATATGTAATACATAtcgaaatatatatatatatagcacttAAGTTATAAACACATAGCAAAATCAGCATCACTTAAACAGCAACCATGTTTTTCACATAATTAGGATTTCTcaggaaataaacatttttacctTGAATATGTAAACAGTCTTTGTGGCTTTATGTCAACTAGTATTTACAAAAGCTAGTCTAAAAACTACCACCGCTTGCAAAAGTGATGAGCTTTAAGATACAATTTTGCTATCATGCCATAATAAAGACTGAAAATCATAGAAAGCCAGAGGGAGCTAGTAACGTCAGTGCAATTGCCGTAGGTGGAACTACTTAATCGTGATTTAAAGATGTATGCTATGAGAATCCAAAAGGGATGCTTTGGAATCATCATCAGTTGTTGGTTTCTTTATGATCTAACCATCTCTTAACCCAGGTTAGATTATGCCCCCTGATCATCTAACTGTGATAGAGGGAAGCTGCAAAGGGACTTTCTTCATCTCTGCAAAAAAGAAACACAGCATAAATCAGTGTTTAaaaactgtactcagaaaactaacaCACATATTCATTATACAACTTAATATCCACTTGCCAAAGAAGGGCAGGAGTTATATCAACTTATAATATCATGCATGCCTTGAAAGTTGTACGAAATGCAAACACTCACTAAGGAATACttcattgtccccattttactgcTGTCTCAGTTATTGGAATAAAGAATGGTACTtgttatatatttgtatgtgtttatattatataaatttatattaaattataaattaattatattcgcatttatatttgtttatagttttaaTATTCTACCTCTTTCTCAAAAGGATTTGAGGTACCTACAACAAATGGCATACATATaacatgaataaaatagaaattaaaaatcacGACTAAGGAAAGGAGGATACAAATATATTAACCATCAGCAATATTGTAGTAGTTGAACTGAGGACCAGTTTTGGCTGCAAGCTTCCTCGTAGCCAgggcaaaaaagaaaacacaatagGTTGTGCCATTCTTGGAATgataaaggaagaaggaagccaATTCTATAGGAGAGAGAAAGTTTTGCCCTAGTaccaaattaaagaacaaagaaaaaaagctcaCAAGAGATCTTATATAGGAAACACCTGGTAACAAGTAATAAATGTCTTTGGCAAGTTTTATAAAGAACAGTATTTTACAAGTATTCTCTAGGGCACTGCTTCCTCTGATGGTGTCAACTAGATGTCTACTTGGATGCTCTCCAGAACTGCTAGCTGGATAGTTATGCTattaaagcaaagaaataaactttttataagaagtaacaaaaacaaaagcactgcCGCAGATAAAGCTTTATGCAGAATGCAGTGGCTCTGTTTAGactttatacattaaaaatgcCTGTCTAGAATTAAAATCTagcttttaaagcaaaaaaagaaaagagaatttgaCCAAGCAAGGACATCTTAAGAGTAATTTGTTCAGCCTCTGACATTTTTCCAGCATATTTTTACCTGCTCTCTTCCTTTAGTTTCTTGGCTGCCTGTGTTGATAACTTAATCTGCAAGTCCAGCCTCTGCAGGAAATCTCTGGCTGACACTTCCTCGGGCTGCATGGGCTGAGCATCAGATTCTTGAGGACTGGGAGGGGAAAGGTCTTCCCCAGCCGCTACCAGGTCTTCTTCATGAGAAAAACTATCAACAGTTTCATTTTCTGGAGAATCTATCGAGTTAAGTCCATTAAACAGCAAAGGCTTCTCTGATATAACTGGGATGTTCAAAGTTTTCTTCAGAAATATACAATCATTGGTAAACAGTTTATTTGCCCTTTTAATCTGCtccatctaaaatattttaaaaaagcaacagaGTTACATATAAATAAATCCAAAAGTAGGGTTTATTAcacaacacaaaataaaatattcataagcAAAATGTGTGCAATGCTATCTGGATCTGAAATTCTTAATTCGGGGTTAGTCACCTCCCCAGATACCCCCGGTTATTTCAAGAGGTGCCAGAAAATTCTTTCACAATTTTATAAGAAGAAAGACTAGTTTTTCCCCTGCTATATTATTTCCCCTACAAGGCAGCTTTTACCAAGCAGCCTTAAATCCCTGAAGTTAAAAAATGTAGAATATTTAGCCCTTATTTAATACACTTCAatcttattttaacatttctattatctgatttaaaaaaacaaaattcttagTGCTGTGATTTTCCTTATGGAGTGCTTCCCATCTCTAGAATTGTGTTTGGTAAATTTAATGGATACAGGGGGTGGTAAAGAAAAAAGTACAACGAGAATTAGGAAGAATGGTGtaggctggggctgcagtcattaAGAAAGGCCTCATGGAGAAGGTGGGGTTCCGATTTTGATTCTTTTGACTTTAGATGGGCCTTGAAGAATGGGTAGAAGTAGGACAGGTAAGGAAAAGAGGTAGGGAGCACTTTACATAGAGTATCTTATTTTTTCTACCTTACGGATTAGGTATTTGAAGATCcacttttcaaataaaagaaacaaaactcaagGAGATTATGTACCATGGAATTATCATACAaccagcagatgaagaagctagAATTTAATACAGGTTTCAAAACTTCAAACTCTTTCATACCCTGTGAATTCCTCCAAACCAAAGAAATGGGGATAGCAGGTAGGGGTGAAAGGGGGAATGGAATTTacatatattacctcatttaactttGCTAACAGTACTGCAAGCTAGATATTATCAcctcctttttacagatgaagaaagggaGACTCAAGGGAGTTAAGTGGCATGCCTAAATCCACAAATGTGGGTAAGTGCAGACAGGACTCCTGCAGAGTTGTCGGAGGAATACCTACCCTCATGTTCATCACACCGGACTATCATGCATCTGCAGACTTCTCCACCCAACTAGCCTGGTAACTCGCACCATGCTAGGTTCTTTACATGCACTGTACCATCTAATTTTC from Eschrichtius robustus isolate mEscRob2 chromosome 1, mEscRob2.pri, whole genome shotgun sequence includes:
- the LYSMD2 gene encoding lysM and putative peptidoglycan-binding domain-containing protein 2 isoform X2, with the translated sequence MEQIKRANKLFTNDCIFLKKTLNIPVISEKPLLFNGLNSIDSPENETVDSFSHEEDLVAAGEDLSPPSPQESDAQPMQPEEVSARDFLQRLDLQIKLSTQAAKKLKEESRDEESPFAASLYHS
- the LYSMD2 gene encoding lysM and putative peptidoglycan-binding domain-containing protein 2 isoform X1 produces the protein MADSSPARSLRAGGPRAPRPSAPSPTPPSRSLSEAEEAELSLSLARTKTRSYGSTASVRAPLGAGVIERHVEHRVRPGDTLQGIALKYGVSMEQIKRANKLFTNDCIFLKKTLNIPVISEKPLLFNGLNSIDSPENETVDSFSHEEDLVAAGEDLSPPSPQESDAQPMQPEEVSARDFLQRLDLQIKLSTQAAKKLKEESRDEESPFAASLYHS